The nucleotide sequence GACGTCGGTCAACGAGAAGAAGCCGTACCTGCAGGACGTGCGGCTGCGCCAGGCGATGATGTACGCGATCGACCGCCAGGGGCTGATCGACGAGGCGATGGCAGGCGAGGCGCAACGGGTGAACGGCAGCTTCATGAACGAGGCGCTGCCGGACGACCTCGAGGCCTACGACTACGACCCGGACCGGGCCAGGGAGCTGCTGGCCGAGATGGGCTGGGACCCCGAGCAGGTCGTCGAGCTCTCCTGGATCCCGGGCCAGCGCGACCGCGACACCGCCGCGACGATCGTGGAGGCCCAGCTGAACGAGGTGGGCATCAAGCTCGTCCTCAACCAGGTGCAGCCGGGCGAGCTGACCGACATGATGAACGCCCAGTCCTACGACATGACGCTCTATGGCGGTGGCAACTACGCGACGGAGCCGTTCTCGGTGTACCCGATCAACGGGTGCGCCACGTGGTTCCCGGACGGCGCCAACCTGACGTTCTGGTGCAACGAGGAGTTCGACGCGCTCATGCTGGAGGCCAACTCCACGGTCGACGAGGCCGCTCGGTACGAGCTGTTCCAGCAGGCCGCACGCATCGAGAACGCAGAGGTTCCGATGATCTACCTGTACAACCCCAACACCATCTGGGCCTACACCGACCGGCTCACCGGCTTCGAGCCGATCGGCGACCAGACGAACCCGTTCTGGAACGTCCAGGAGTGGTCCCTCGACGGGTAGTTCAGACGTCCTGGCGTGCCGGGCGGGCGACCGCCCGGCACGCCGCTCTCGGATGAGGAGGTGAGTGGTGGCGGCCTTCGTCGTCAGACGGATCCTGGTGAACATCGTCGTCTTCGTCCTGATCGGCATCGGCGTCTTCCTGCTCGTCAGGGCCGCCCCCGGCGACCCGGTGCGGATGATGATCAGGCCCGAGGACCTGCAAGAGGGCAGCGAGGCGTTCATCCAGGCCCGGCGCGCGGAGCTGGGACTGGACGACCCCGTCCTCGTCCAGTACGGCAGGTGGTTCCTCGACGCGATCACGGGCAACCTCGGTGACTCGTTCGTCAATCGGCAGCCGGTCAGCGGCCTGCTCCTCGAGCGGCTCGGCCCGACCGTCCTGCTGATGTCGACCGCGATCGTGATCTCGCTGCTGATCGCGATCCCGCTGGGCACCATCGCGGCGGTCCGGCGCAACACCGGCGTCGACTACGCGGCCGCGGCGCTCAGCCTGGGCGTCATCTCGGTGCCGTCGTTCTTCTTCGGCATCATCGCGATCTACGTCTTCTCGCTGCAGCTGGGCTGGCTGCCGTCGTCGGGCATGTCCACGCCGGGCGGCGGCGGGGGCGGGGTGGACGTCCTGCGGCATCTGATCATGCCCGCGGCGATCCTCGGGCTGGCCAGCGCCGGCCCACTGACGCGCTACGTGCGCGGCAGCCTGATCGACGAGCTGTCCGCCGACTACGTCCGTACGGCCGAGGCCAAGGGCGCGAGCCCCGGGCGGGTGGTGACGCGGCACGCGCTGCGCAACTCGCTGATCCCGCTCATCACTATCATCATGATCAACATCCCGCAGATGCTGGCCGGTGCGGTGGTCCTGGAGCAGGTGTTCGCCTGGCCGGGCATGGGTCAGCTGGCCGTGCGCGCGGTGACGGCGCAGGACTACCCGGTGATCGTCGGCTTCGCGCTGTACGTCGCCGCGCTGGTGCTGATCTGCAACCTGCTCGCCGACATCGCCTATGCCGCCGTCGACCCGAGAGTGAAGGTCACATGAGCGACCTGCGCCCGTCCCTCGACACCCCCGGCGTCGCCGCCGCCGAGGAGGTGGTCGCGACCGAGACCGGCATGGCCGTACGGTCCCGGCGGCGCTCGCCGCTGGCCATGGCGGCGCGCCGGTTCCGGCGGAACAAGATCGCGGTGGCCGGCAGCGTGTTCCTGCTGCTCATCCTGCTGCTGGCGCTCCTCGCGCCGCTGATCGCGCAGCAGTCGCCGAACGCCGTCGACCTCGGCGCGATCCGGCAGGCGCCGTCGGGTGAGCACTGGCTCGGCACCGACGCGTCCGGCCGCGACGTGTTCGCGCGGCTCATCTACGCCGCTCGGGTCTCGCTGCTGGTCGGTGTGTTCGCGGCGCTGCTGGCGGTGCTGCTGGGCACGATCGTCGGCGCGGTGGCCGGGCTGTTCGGCGGCTGGGTCGACACCGTGCTCATGCGCACGGCGGACATGATGCTGTCGTTCCCGAGCATCGTCATCCTCATCGTGCTGGCCGGCATCCTGGGGCCGAGCATCCCGATCCTCATCATCGCGATCGCCATCACGACCTGGCCGACGACGGCGCGGCTGGTCCGCGGCGTCACGCTGGCGGTGCGCGAACGCGAGTACCTGCACGCCGCGCGCGTCGCCGGGGCGTCGCGGGGCTGGATGCTACGCAAGCACATCGTGCCGGCCGCCATGGGACAGATCGTGGTCGTCGGCACCATCTCGGTGGCCGGTGCGATCCTGGCCGAGGCGGTGCTGTCGTTCCTCGGCCTCGGAGTCCAGCCGCCGCAGGCCAGCTGGGGCAACATGCTCAACGACGCGCAGAGCCTGACGGTCATCCAGTCGATGCCGTGGCTGTGGCTGCCGCCGGGCCTGGCCATCGCCACGACCGTGCTCTCGGTCAACTTCGTCGGCGACGGCCTGCGCGACGCCGTCGACCCGCGGCAGTCGGGGAGGTCGTAGTGGTCGAGTACACCGAACCGCTGCTGGTCATCGAGGACCTGGCCGTCGAGTTCCGCACCGACGAGGGCGTGGTCAAGGCCGTCGACGGTGCCGCGCTCACCGTCGACCAGGGCGAGATCGTCGGCGTGGTCGGCGAGTCCGGCTCCGGCAAGAGCGTCACCGCGATGTCGATCCTCGGCCTGGTGAAGACGGGCCGGCGGGTCCGCGGGGCGATCCGGTTCCGCGGCCGCGACCTCGCCACGCTGCCGGCCAAGGAGCTGCGGTCGATCCGCGGCGCCGAGATCGCGATGATCTTCCAGGACCCGATGACGGCGCTCAACCCGGTCGTCACGATCGGCCGGCAGATCGTCGAGGCGCTGCGGCTGCACGACAAGAAGCTTTCCAAGGACGCCGCCCGCGACCGCGCGATCGAGCTGCTCGCGCTTGTCGGCATGCCCGACGCCGCGGCCCGGTTCAAGCAGTACCCGCACGAGTTCTCCGGCGGCATGCGGCAGCGCGCGATGATCGCGATGGCGATCGCCAACGGGCCCAGCCTGCTCATCGCCGACGAGCCGACGACGGCGCTGGACGTCACCATCCAGGCGCAGGTGCTCGACCTGCTCCGGGTAGCGCAGCAGGAGACTCAGGCGGCGACGCTGCTCATCACGCACGACCTCGGCGTGGTGGCCGAGCTGGCCGACCGGGTCGTCGTCATGTACGCCGGCCGGGTGGTCGAGCAGGGCGACGTCATCACCGTCTTCACCGCGCCGCGGCACCCGTACACCGTCGGGCTGCTGGAGAGCCTGCCGCGGCTGGACCGGGACGTCGACGAGCTGCACCCGATCCCAGGTAGTCCGCCGAGCCTGCTCGCCCCGCCGCCGGGCTGCCCGTTCCACCCGCGCTGCCCGCTGGCCCGCGACCGCTGCCGCACCGAGCGGCCGGAGCTGCGGGTCGTCGGCAACGGCACGACGGTCCACCGGACCGCCTGCCACTTCGCCGAGGAGCTCGCGGCCGTGCCTACGGAGGTGACCCGGTGACATCCCACCCCGCCGAACCCCCGATGACCGTCGAGACGGCGGCCACCGACCGGCTCGAGCGCCTGGGTGAAGAGGTCCTGCGGGTCGAGGACCTCACCATGCACTTCCCGGTCCGCGGCGGGGTGTTCCGCCGGCCGGTCGGCGCGGTCCGGGCGGTCGACGGCGTCTCGTTCGCCATCGACCAGGGCGAGACGCTGAGCCTGGTCGGCGAGTCCGGCTGCGGCAAGTCCACCACCGGGCGCATGGTGGTGCGGCTGCTCGAGCCGACGGCCGGGCGCATCCTCTACCGCGGCCACGACCTCGCCACGATGAGCGAGGACGAGCTGCGGCCGTGGCGCAGCAAGACGCAGATCGTCTTCCAGGACCCGTACGCCTCGCTGTCGCCGCGCATGACGGTGCACGACATCGTCGCCGAGCCGCTGCGGGTGCAGGGCCGCTACCGTCAGGGCGGCGCGGACCGGGTGTCCGAGCTGCTCGACCTCGTCGGCCTGCAGCCCGAGCACGCGAACCGGTACGCGCACGAGTTCTCCGGCGGCCAGCGCCAGCGCATCGGCATCGCCCGCGCGCTCGCGCTCGACCCGGAGCTGCTGGTGCTGGACGAGCCGGTCAGCGCGCTGGACGTGTCGATCCAGGCGCAGGTGGTGAACAAGCTGCGTGAGCTACAGCAGCGGCTCGGGCTGGCGTACCTGTTCATCTCGCACGACCTGTCGATCGTGCGGCACGTGTCGCACCGCATCGCCGTCATGTACCTCGGCGTCATCGTCGAGACCGGCACGCGCGACGAGATCTTCAGCGCGCCGCAGCACCCGTACACGCAGGCGCTCCTGTCGGCGGTGCCGGTGCCTGACCCGCGGCTGCGCGGCGCCCGCGAGCGGATCACGCTGACCGGCGACGTGCCGAACCCGGCGAACCCGCCGTCGGGCTGCCGGTTCCGCACCCGCTGCTGGAAGGCGCAGGCCAAGTGCGCCGAGGAGGTGCCCGAGCTGACCGACCGGCTCGGCGCCGGGCACCCGAGCGCCTGCCACTTCCCGGAGCTGCTGACCGTGCTGCCGTCGGGAGCGGCATCGTGACCGTGGATCTCCTCATCGCGGGCGGGACGGTGATCGACGGCACCGGCGCCGACGGCGTCCGCGCCGACGTGGCGGTCGCGAACGGGGCGATCGTCGCGGCCGGCGGGCCCGCCGCACGGACGATCGACGCGACCGGCAAGGTCGTGTGCCCGGGCTTCGTCGACCTGCACACCCACTCCGACCTCACGCTGCTGTCCGCGCCGGAGGCACGCAGCGCCGTCCACCAGGGCATCACGACGACGGTCGTCGGGAACTGCGGGCTCGGCGTCGCGCCGCTGGCGGCCGGTGCCGACGTCGGCGGCGTGCGGGCCGCGGTCGGCTACCTCGACCTCGACCCGGCGGTCGACTGGAGCTGGCGGTCCTACGGCGAGTACCTGGACGCCGTCGCCGCCGCCCGGCCCAGCCTCAACGTCGCAGGGCTGGTCGGGCACCTGCCGCTGCACGCGGGCGTGGTCGGGTTCGACGACCGCCTGCCGACGCCGGGCGAGCTGGACGAGCTGACGTCGCTGCTGGCCGGCGCGCTGGACGCGGGTGCGGCGGGCCTGTCGACCGGGCTGATGTACGCGCCGCTGACGTTCGCCGGGCGGGCCGAGCTGGTCGCGCTGGCCGAGGTGGTCGCGGCCCGCGACGCGCTGTTCGCCTGGCACCTGCGCGACTACGGCGACGACGTGCTGCCGGCGGTGCGCGAGGCGCTGGACGTCGCCGCGGCGACCGGGGTGCGCACCCAGCTGTCGCACCTCACCGCCGTCGGCCGGCGCAACTGGGGCAGCGTCACCGCGGCGCTCGAGCTGATCGACGCCGCCCGTGCCGACGGCCTGGACGTCGCCGTCGACATGTACCCGTACCTCGCCGGGAACGCCCCGCTGGCGCAGCGGCTGCCCGCGTGGGCGCAGGCCGGCGGCGACGCCGCGATGCGGGCGCGGCTGGCCGACCCCGAGGCGGTCGCCCGGATCCGCGCGCACTGGTCGGTCCAGGCGCTCGGCTGGGACGAGATCACCGTCAACTCCGCACCGGACCCGGAGGTCGTCGGGCACACCGTCACCCAGCTGGCCGCCGACCGCGGCACCGACCCGGACTCCGTCGCGATCGACCTGCTGGCCCGGTACGGCAACGCGGTGTCGATGGTGGCCGGCGGCCGCGACGCCGGCGACCTGCGCGCCGTCCTGTCGCACCCGGCCGGCGTCATCGGCTCCGACGGCCAGGCGCTGGACATCGACGGGCCGACCGGGAAGGGCATGCCGCATCCCCGGGCTTACGGCGCCTACCCGCGGCTGCTGTCCGAACACGTCGCCGGCGGCACGCTCACGCTGCCCGAGGCGATCCGCAAGTGCACCTCGGGTGCGGCACGCCGGGCGGGGATCACCGACCGTGGCACCATCACCGCAGGGCAGGCCGCCGACATCGTGATCCTCGACGTCGGCAGGCTCGCCGATCGCGCCACGTTCGCCGACCCCCGGCAGTACCCCGCGGGCGTCGACGCCGTGATCGTCAACGGCGAGCCGACGATCAGCCACGGGCAGCACACCGGCGCCCGCGCCGGACAGGTACTCAGAGCAGGGACGAAGGACAAGGGGCAGCGATCATGAGACCCGTCGCCAGAACTACCCGCCGCACTTCGGTCGACGACGATCGGCCGGCGTCGGCGAACTACCACGCGAACGCGCTGGCGCGCGGCCTCGCGCTGCTGGAACTGCTGTCCACCGGCGCGGAGCCGTTCACGCTGGTGGAGATCAGCGAGGCCACCGGGCTGCCGAAGAGCACGCTGGTCCGGCTGCTGGCCGTGCTGGCCGAGATGGAGTACATCGTCCGCGTCGACGAGCGGCCGTCGTACCGTCTGGGGCACAAGGTGCTCCGGCTGTCCAACGCGTACATGTCGTCGCTGGACCTGTCCGTCGTCGCCGACCGGTACCTCGCGCCGCTGGCCGACCGCACCGGGCAGACGGCGAACCTGGGCATGCTCGACCGCGATCAGGTGATCCACGTCGGCGTGCACGAGCCGGACCGGCCGATCCGGTTCCACGCCAGCCCCGGCGTGCGCGACCACTCCTACTGCACCGGGCTGGGCAAGCTGCTGCTGTCGCGGCTGCCCGCGGAGCGGCTGGCCGACCACGTCCCGGCCGATCCGTTCACGCGGTTCACCGACGACACCATCACCACGATGGACGAGCTGACCCGCGAGCTGCGGCTGATCGAGCGGCGCGGCTACGCGTTCGACGACAACGAGCGCAGCGTCGGCCTGCGCTGCGTCGCCGTCCCCGTCGAGGTCGACGGCGAGACGCTGGCGGCGGTCAGCGTGTCCGGCCCGTCCGGCGAGTTCGGCCCGGACCGCCAGCAGTTCTACCTGGAGCGGCTGACGGAGACGGCGGCCGAGCTGGCCGGTGACCCCGACACCGCCGCGGCCATGCGCATCGTCCACAGCTCGCTGCGTCCCGCCCATTTCGTCAGCTAGGAGGCCGGATGTTCGACGTCCACACCCATTGCCACCAGCCCGAACACTGGGGGCCGGAGTGGAAGGCCAACTGGGCGCCGGTCTACGGCCAGGCGGAGGCACACTCGTTCACGCCCGAGGAGTACGACGAGGCGATGAAGGGCGTCTCGGTGGCGTGCGTGTTCGGGCTGCGGGCGACGGCGGCCGGGGTGGCGACGCCGAACGAGTACGTCGAGTGGTTCTGCGCGTCGACCAGCACGGAGACCATCGGGTTCATGGCGCTGGACCCGACGGACGACGACGTGCTGACGCAGCTGGCGGACGGCGTGGCGCGGGGGTTGCGCGGCATCAAGCTGTACCCCGTCCTGTCCCTGTTCGACGCCCGCGACGAGCGGTTCGACCCGTTCTACGAGGCGGCGACGGCGGCCGGCCTGGTCATCCTGTGGCACATGGGCGCGACGCCGAGCCCGGCCGGTTCGCTCATGGTCAGCCAGCCGCTGGTCGTCGACGAGGTGGCCCGGCGGCACCCGGACCTCACCATGGTGATGGCGCACATGGGGCACCCTTGGCAGCGCGAGGCGATGGTGGTCTGCCGGAAGAACCGGCGCGTCTTCACCGACGTGTCCGCGTCGTGGGCGCGCCCGTTCGACGGGTACCACGCGCTGGTCCGCGCCCAGGAGTGGGGCGTCGTCGACAAGCTGCTGTTCGGGTCGGACTTCCCGATCTGGACGCCGGCGCAGGCCGTCGCCGGGCTGCGCGAGATCGCCGCGATGCGCCCGCCGACGCTGCCGTACGTGCTGCCGTCGACGATCGAGTGGCTGCTCGACGGCGACCCGCGCGAGGCGCTGGGGCTGCGGTGAGCGCGTCGCCGATGGAGACACGGGCAGCCGTGCTGTGGCGGCTGGGTGACGCGCCGCCGTACGCCGGTGGTTCCGCTCTGACGGTCGAGTCGCTGACGCTCGCGCCGCCGGCCGCCGGTGAGCTGCTGGTTCGCGTCGAGGCGGCCGGGCTCTGCCACTCGGATCTGTCCGTCATCAACGGCAGCCGGCCGCGGCCGACGCCGATGGTGCTGGGCCACGAGGCGGCCGGCGTGGTCGAGGCGATCGGCCCCGGCGTCATCGACGTCGCGCCCGGCGACCACGTCGTTATGACGTTCGTGCCGTCGTGCGGGCACTGCGTGGAGTGCGCCTCCGGCCGGCCGGCGATGTGTGTGGTGGGGGCGGCCGCCAACGGCGCGGGCCGGCTGGTCGCGGGCGGCACCCGGTTCACCCGGGACGGGGTCGAGTTCGCGCATCACCTCGGCGTGTCGGCGTTCGCCGAGCGGACCGTCGTGTCGCGCGGCTCGGTGGTCGTCGTGCCGCCGTCGGTGCCGTTCGATGTCGCGGCGATGCTTGGCTGCGCCGTCCTGACCGGCTTCGGCGCCGTCGTCAACACCGCCGGTCTGCGGCCGGGGGACTCGGTCGTCGTGTTCGGGCTGGGCGGGGTGGGGCTGTCCGCGGTCATGGCCGCCGCCTTGGCCGGCGCGCACCCCGTCGTCGCCGTCGACACCGTGGAGTCCAAGCTCTCCCTGGCCGCGTCTCTGGGCGCGACCGCAGTGGTCGACGCCTCGTCGCCGGACGTCGTCTCGGCGGTCCGCTCGGCGAGCGGCGGCGGCGCGGACCACGCCTTCGAGTGCGTCGGCAGCGCCGCCGTCCTCGAGACCGCCTTCGCCGCGACCGCCCGCGGCGGCTGCACCGTCGCCGTCGGCCTCCCCGACCCGTCCCACCGCGCCGCCCTCCCCGCCGTCACCCTGACCGGCGAGGGCCGCGTGCTGCGCGGCTCCTACATGGGCTCGGCCGCACCGGCGCGCGACATCCCGCGGCTGTTCCGGCTCTGGGAGGCCGGCAAACTGCCCGTCGAGCGCCTGCGCACCGGCGACCTCACCTTCGACGGCCTCCCCGCCGCCTTCGACGAACTCGCCGCCGGCCGCGCCGTCCGCCAGCTCCTCCACCCCTCCGCCACCTGACGCTTCGTCACCTGATCATCTTGCCGGAAACGATCAGGTGACGAAGTGCGCGATTGCGGCGGCGGTTTGGTCACCTGATCGTTTCGTCTCCACGATGTGGACGCGAAACGATCAGGTGACCAAACGCATGCGAGAGACGCCGCTTCGTCACCTGATCATCGAGCCTCCACATGCTGGAGATGATCAGGTGACGAACCGCAGATCTGGGCTGCCCGAGCGCTCGTTCAGGAGCCGGAGGCCGTGCCCTCGTAGGCGGCCGTGAGCGCGGCGAGGTCGAGCTTGACCATCTTCAGCATCGCTGCCGCGGTGCGGCCGGCCTTCTCCGGGTCCGGGTCGCTGAGGTAGCGCAGCAGCTGCACCGGCGTGACCTGCCACGAGACGCCGAAGCGGTCCTTGAGCCAGCCGCACTGGGTCGCGGTGCCGCCGTCGGCGAGCAGGGCGTCCCAGTAGCGGTCGATCTCGTCCTGCGTCTCGCACGCGACGAACAGCGAGATGGCGTCGTTGAAGGGGTCGTGCGGGCCGCCGTTGAGGGCCATGAACTCCTGCCCGGCCAGCTCGAACGTGGCCGACTGCAGGGTGCCGGCGGGGAACGGGCCGCCCTCGCCGTAGCGGCTCAGCGACGTGATGCGGGCGTCGTCGAAGACGGAGGTGTAGAGGGTCAGCGC is from Jiangella alkaliphila and encodes:
- a CDS encoding ABC transporter ATP-binding protein, which encodes MTVETAATDRLERLGEEVLRVEDLTMHFPVRGGVFRRPVGAVRAVDGVSFAIDQGETLSLVGESGCGKSTTGRMVVRLLEPTAGRILYRGHDLATMSEDELRPWRSKTQIVFQDPYASLSPRMTVHDIVAEPLRVQGRYRQGGADRVSELLDLVGLQPEHANRYAHEFSGGQRQRIGIARALALDPELLVLDEPVSALDVSIQAQVVNKLRELQQRLGLAYLFISHDLSIVRHVSHRIAVMYLGVIVETGTRDEIFSAPQHPYTQALLSAVPVPDPRLRGARERITLTGDVPNPANPPSGCRFRTRCWKAQAKCAEEVPELTDRLGAGHPSACHFPELLTVLPSGAAS
- a CDS encoding IclR family transcriptional regulator translates to MRPVARTTRRTSVDDDRPASANYHANALARGLALLELLSTGAEPFTLVEISEATGLPKSTLVRLLAVLAEMEYIVRVDERPSYRLGHKVLRLSNAYMSSLDLSVVADRYLAPLADRTGQTANLGMLDRDQVIHVGVHEPDRPIRFHASPGVRDHSYCTGLGKLLLSRLPAERLADHVPADPFTRFTDDTITTMDELTRELRLIERRGYAFDDNERSVGLRCVAVPVEVDGETLAAVSVSGPSGEFGPDRQQFYLERLTETAAELAGDPDTAAAMRIVHSSLRPAHFVS
- a CDS encoding ABC transporter permease; this encodes MAAFVVRRILVNIVVFVLIGIGVFLLVRAAPGDPVRMMIRPEDLQEGSEAFIQARRAELGLDDPVLVQYGRWFLDAITGNLGDSFVNRQPVSGLLLERLGPTVLLMSTAIVISLLIAIPLGTIAAVRRNTGVDYAAAALSLGVISVPSFFFGIIAIYVFSLQLGWLPSSGMSTPGGGGGGVDVLRHLIMPAAILGLASAGPLTRYVRGSLIDELSADYVRTAEAKGASPGRVVTRHALRNSLIPLITIIMINIPQMLAGAVVLEQVFAWPGMGQLAVRAVTAQDYPVIVGFALYVAALVLICNLLADIAYAAVDPRVKVT
- the opp4C gene encoding oligopeptide ABC transporter permease, producing MSDLRPSLDTPGVAAAEEVVATETGMAVRSRRRSPLAMAARRFRRNKIAVAGSVFLLLILLLALLAPLIAQQSPNAVDLGAIRQAPSGEHWLGTDASGRDVFARLIYAARVSLLVGVFAALLAVLLGTIVGAVAGLFGGWVDTVLMRTADMMLSFPSIVILIVLAGILGPSIPILIIAIAITTWPTTARLVRGVTLAVREREYLHAARVAGASRGWMLRKHIVPAAMGQIVVVGTISVAGAILAEAVLSFLGLGVQPPQASWGNMLNDAQSLTVIQSMPWLWLPPGLAIATTVLSVNFVGDGLRDAVDPRQSGRS
- a CDS encoding amidohydrolase family protein codes for the protein MFDVHTHCHQPEHWGPEWKANWAPVYGQAEAHSFTPEEYDEAMKGVSVACVFGLRATAAGVATPNEYVEWFCASTSTETIGFMALDPTDDDVLTQLADGVARGLRGIKLYPVLSLFDARDERFDPFYEAATAAGLVILWHMGATPSPAGSLMVSQPLVVDEVARRHPDLTMVMAHMGHPWQREAMVVCRKNRRVFTDVSASWARPFDGYHALVRAQEWGVVDKLLFGSDFPIWTPAQAVAGLREIAAMRPPTLPYVLPSTIEWLLDGDPREALGLR
- a CDS encoding N-acyl-D-amino-acid deacylase family protein, producing the protein MTVDLLIAGGTVIDGTGADGVRADVAVANGAIVAAGGPAARTIDATGKVVCPGFVDLHTHSDLTLLSAPEARSAVHQGITTTVVGNCGLGVAPLAAGADVGGVRAAVGYLDLDPAVDWSWRSYGEYLDAVAAARPSLNVAGLVGHLPLHAGVVGFDDRLPTPGELDELTSLLAGALDAGAAGLSTGLMYAPLTFAGRAELVALAEVVAARDALFAWHLRDYGDDVLPAVREALDVAAATGVRTQLSHLTAVGRRNWGSVTAALELIDAARADGLDVAVDMYPYLAGNAPLAQRLPAWAQAGGDAAMRARLADPEAVARIRAHWSVQALGWDEITVNSAPDPEVVGHTVTQLAADRGTDPDSVAIDLLARYGNAVSMVAGGRDAGDLRAVLSHPAGVIGSDGQALDIDGPTGKGMPHPRAYGAYPRLLSEHVAGGTLTLPEAIRKCTSGAARRAGITDRGTITAGQAADIVILDVGRLADRATFADPRQYPAGVDAVIVNGEPTISHGQHTGARAGQVLRAGTKDKGQRS
- a CDS encoding ABC transporter ATP-binding protein; protein product: MVEYTEPLLVIEDLAVEFRTDEGVVKAVDGAALTVDQGEIVGVVGESGSGKSVTAMSILGLVKTGRRVRGAIRFRGRDLATLPAKELRSIRGAEIAMIFQDPMTALNPVVTIGRQIVEALRLHDKKLSKDAARDRAIELLALVGMPDAAARFKQYPHEFSGGMRQRAMIAMAIANGPSLLIADEPTTALDVTIQAQVLDLLRVAQQETQAATLLITHDLGVVAELADRVVVMYAGRVVEQGDVITVFTAPRHPYTVGLLESLPRLDRDVDELHPIPGSPPSLLAPPPGCPFHPRCPLARDRCRTERPELRVVGNGTTVHRTACHFAEELAAVPTEVTR
- a CDS encoding zinc-binding dehydrogenase encodes the protein METRAAVLWRLGDAPPYAGGSALTVESLTLAPPAAGELLVRVEAAGLCHSDLSVINGSRPRPTPMVLGHEAAGVVEAIGPGVIDVAPGDHVVMTFVPSCGHCVECASGRPAMCVVGAAANGAGRLVAGGTRFTRDGVEFAHHLGVSAFAERTVVSRGSVVVVPPSVPFDVAAMLGCAVLTGFGAVVNTAGLRPGDSVVVFGLGGVGLSAVMAAALAGAHPVVAVDTVESKLSLAASLGATAVVDASSPDVVSAVRSASGGGADHAFECVGSAAVLETAFAATARGGCTVAVGLPDPSHRAALPAVTLTGEGRVLRGSYMGSAAPARDIPRLFRLWEAGKLPVERLRTGDLTFDGLPAAFDELAAGRAVRQLLHPSAT
- a CDS encoding VOC family protein, producing MNQKITPYLWFDDNAEEALTLYTSVFDDARITSLSRYGEGGPFPAGTLQSATFELAGQEFMALNGGPHDPFNDAISLFVACETQDEIDRYWDALLADGGTATQCGWLKDRFGVSWQVTPVQLLRYLSDPDPEKAGRTAAAMLKMVKLDLAALTAAYEGTASGS